One window from the genome of Pedobacter schmidteae encodes:
- a CDS encoding FecR family protein — MMDKQAFTQLADRVADGSATDKELSLYSNYINRFNDDSKWDGQLMGDEEATKLQLYAMIADGTAAKVIPFYSSKAFRYLATACIALIVSAIGALFYQNYPKASKDKNKTALKNDVLPGGNKAILTLADGSQVLLSDTGNGQIAEEQGISITKTKDGQLIYRVNNPALAAAIGNEPVVTYNTISTPRGGQYQVLLPDGTQVWLNASSSLKFPTSFVANQRKVKLKGEAYFEVAKNKEKPFVVDVEDMSVEVLGTHFDVMAYEDEKSINTTLMEGAVKIIKNNQTKVLEPGQQARVTDDIEVVKATGDVIAWKNGLTSFKDADIRTIMRQVSRWYDVEVNYEGELPRRLFTGEISRKANLSELIKIIELSNIHLKLDGKVITVKP; from the coding sequence ATGATGGATAAACAAGCGTTCACACAACTGGCAGATAGGGTAGCAGATGGTTCAGCTACCGATAAGGAGTTGTCTTTGTACAGCAACTATATCAACCGGTTTAACGACGATTCCAAATGGGATGGTCAGTTGATGGGCGATGAAGAAGCTACTAAACTGCAGCTTTATGCAATGATTGCTGATGGCACAGCTGCTAAAGTTATTCCATTCTACAGTAGTAAGGCTTTCAGATATCTGGCTACAGCATGTATTGCTTTAATTGTGAGTGCCATTGGTGCCCTTTTTTACCAAAACTATCCCAAAGCCTCAAAGGATAAAAATAAAACCGCCCTGAAAAATGATGTTTTGCCAGGGGGGAATAAAGCCATACTTACCCTGGCCGATGGTTCGCAGGTATTACTCAGTGATACCGGCAATGGTCAAATTGCCGAGGAACAAGGTATTAGCATTACTAAGACAAAGGATGGACAATTGATATACCGGGTAAATAACCCGGCCCTCGCTGCTGCCATTGGAAATGAACCTGTTGTGACTTACAATACCATCTCTACCCCCAGAGGTGGTCAATACCAGGTATTGCTTCCAGATGGTACGCAGGTTTGGCTAAATGCATCTTCTTCTTTGAAGTTTCCAACCTCCTTTGTGGCTAACCAACGGAAGGTAAAGTTAAAAGGGGAAGCTTATTTTGAAGTGGCTAAAAATAAAGAGAAACCTTTTGTGGTAGATGTTGAGGATATGAGTGTGGAAGTTTTGGGGACACATTTTGATGTGATGGCTTACGAAGATGAAAAAAGTATAAATACAACGCTGATGGAAGGTGCTGTCAAGATCATCAAAAACAACCAGACAAAGGTTTTAGAACCAGGGCAGCAGGCCAGAGTTACGGATGATATAGAAGTAGTTAAGGCTACGGGAGATGTAATTGCCTGGAAAAATGGTCTCACTTCTTTTAAAGACGCCGATATCAGGACCATCATGCGCCAGGTATCCCGCTGGTATGATGTAGAAGTTAATTATGAAGGCGAATTGCCGAGACGACTTTTTACGGGAGAAATATCGAGGAAAGCTAACCTCTCTGAATTGATTAAGATTATTGAATTGAGCAATATACATCTTAAACTAGATGGGAAGGTAATTACGGTAAAACCTTAA
- a CDS encoding RNA polymerase sigma-70 factor, whose protein sequence is MCSYSSEGFTDEKLIELIREDDDRQAFDELYNRHWKYLFTASFNMTRDRDDSLDICQAVFLWLWEHRKTLNIKTSVRGYLYSSIKYKIANFIRRGKIRDHFFDELKRVDSTAFQENELEVKELKVLINQLINDLPQKCREVFQLSRNENMTHKQIADKLGISEKTVDDHILRALKKLKTPLNKLATVFLML, encoded by the coding sequence ATGTGCTCATATAGTTCGGAAGGCTTTACAGATGAAAAATTGATTGAACTGATTCGTGAAGATGACGATCGGCAAGCTTTCGATGAATTGTACAACAGGCACTGGAAATACCTTTTTACGGCTTCATTTAATATGACCAGGGATAGAGATGATAGTCTGGATATCTGTCAGGCTGTATTTTTATGGCTTTGGGAACACCGTAAAACGCTGAACATCAAAACAAGTGTAAGAGGGTATTTGTACAGCTCAATAAAATATAAGATTGCCAACTTTATCAGAAGAGGTAAAATACGTGATCACTTTTTTGATGAGTTGAAACGGGTAGACTCCACGGCTTTTCAGGAGAACGAACTGGAAGTAAAAGAGTTGAAAGTGCTGATCAACCAGCTGATCAACGACCTTCCTCAAAAATGCAGGGAGGTGTTTCAACTGAGCAGAAACGAGAACATGACCCATAAACAGATTGCCGATAAATTAGGCATTTCGGAGAAGACTGTAGACGACCACATCTTGCGGGCATTAAAGAAGCTTAAAACCCCATTGAATAAATTAGCTACAGTTTTTTTAATGCTGTAA
- a CDS encoding TonB-dependent siderophore receptor, whose protein sequence is MMYLKRSTFSIIVFSTFCMLFTLSVLPNVALYAQQPLVKLKGDSINKLNEVVVQENRLHLPFSKQNRNIWIIDREKIKTLPARSISELLSYVSGIDVRQRGPGGLQADISIDGGTFDQSLVLINGIKVSDPQTGHNMMNLPISMDDIDHIEVLRGSASRVYGINALTGAINIVTRNASQTGATANVFAGSSFKDNVSGSKYYNYGIRLSGNLVLNGSSHLLSAGQEAGNGYRYNTAFNNQKIYYQGKYAAGKTDVIDVLAGYTHNNFGANAFYSSPGDKESEETVKTALASVAYTTKLSDNWTIVPRISYRNNVDDYLYIKQTPEKFRNHHITNVFDAELNNTIVTRIGTFGLGLEARTERINSTNLGKRNRNNAGVFAEYKFEPLERLLINAGAYTNYNSDYGWQAFPGLDAGYNFYGNWRVFANVGTGQRLPTYTDLYYKGPTNIGNAQLKPEQSKYAEGGVKFNNERLSLNASYFIRRIDRFIDWVKTLQTDPWQPQNFSRINTQGFTFSADYTLMPGVEAALSNVKLGLAYTNLNPDFKKTLSTAVFSRYALESLRNQLSSTVSADVYKQFSLTLTTRYCERISYKDYMVMDARLSFKQKHYSIYADGANLFNVQYIEAGAVPMPGSWFTLGLKTGF, encoded by the coding sequence ATGATGTATTTAAAACGCAGTACTTTTTCAATAATTGTTTTTTCAACGTTCTGTATGCTCTTTACACTCTCTGTGCTCCCTAACGTGGCTCTTTATGCCCAACAGCCTTTGGTGAAGCTAAAGGGCGATAGCATTAATAAGTTGAACGAGGTAGTGGTACAAGAGAACAGGTTGCATCTGCCTTTTTCTAAGCAAAACAGAAACATCTGGATTATCGACAGAGAGAAGATTAAAACGCTTCCCGCCAGGTCGATTAGTGAATTGCTGAGTTATGTTTCCGGAATAGATGTCCGTCAGCGTGGTCCTGGTGGTCTGCAGGCTGACATCAGCATTGATGGAGGCACATTTGACCAGTCGCTGGTGTTGATCAATGGAATTAAAGTTTCTGATCCTCAAACGGGGCATAACATGATGAACCTACCCATCAGTATGGACGATATTGATCATATTGAAGTACTGCGTGGATCTGCATCAAGAGTATATGGAATTAATGCCTTAACGGGGGCAATTAATATTGTTACACGAAATGCTTCGCAAACAGGGGCCACTGCAAACGTATTTGCAGGTAGCAGTTTTAAGGACAATGTATCCGGAAGTAAATATTATAACTACGGAATTCGGTTAAGTGGCAACCTGGTATTAAATGGATCGAGTCACTTATTGTCGGCCGGACAGGAGGCCGGTAATGGCTACCGTTACAATACGGCTTTTAATAATCAGAAAATTTACTACCAGGGGAAGTATGCCGCAGGGAAAACAGATGTGATTGATGTACTGGCAGGGTATACGCATAATAACTTTGGTGCCAATGCTTTCTATTCTTCTCCAGGTGATAAGGAATCTGAGGAAACGGTAAAGACTGCACTAGCCTCTGTAGCTTACACAACTAAGTTAAGCGATAACTGGACTATCGTTCCAAGGATCAGTTATAGGAACAATGTAGATGATTATTTATATATCAAACAGACGCCGGAAAAATTTCGCAATCACCATATTACCAATGTATTTGATGCCGAGCTGAACAATACCATTGTAACCCGCATCGGGACATTTGGATTGGGACTTGAGGCCAGGACCGAACGTATCAATAGTACCAACCTGGGGAAACGCAATCGCAATAATGCTGGGGTGTTTGCTGAATACAAATTTGAACCGCTGGAACGTTTGCTGATCAATGCCGGCGCGTATACGAATTACAATTCCGATTATGGCTGGCAGGCCTTTCCGGGATTGGATGCCGGATATAATTTTTATGGCAACTGGCGTGTGTTTGCCAATGTAGGTACCGGGCAGCGCTTGCCTACCTATACCGATTTGTATTATAAAGGGCCTACCAATATTGGTAATGCGCAGTTAAAACCTGAGCAATCAAAGTATGCCGAGGGTGGTGTTAAATTTAATAATGAGCGATTGTCGTTAAATGCCAGTTATTTTATACGTCGCATAGATCGTTTTATAGATTGGGTAAAAACCTTGCAGACCGACCCTTGGCAGCCACAGAATTTTAGCAGAATAAACACGCAGGGTTTTACTTTTAGTGCCGATTATACGCTGATGCCGGGAGTTGAGGCAGCTTTGAGTAATGTAAAGTTGGGCCTGGCTTACACCAACCTGAATCCCGATTTTAAAAAGACACTAAGTACAGCCGTTTTTTCTCGTTACGCACTGGAAAGTTTAAGGAACCAATTGAGCAGTACGGTAAGTGCCGACGTTTACAAACAGTTTTCGCTGACCTTAACTACCCGTTATTGCGAGCGGATTAGTTACAAGGACTATATGGTTATGGATGCCCGGTTATCCTTTAAACAAAAACACTACAGCATTTATGCGGATGGTGCCAACTTGTTTAATGTTCAGTACATCGAAGCAGGAGCAGTGCCAATGCCGGGTTCCTGGTTTACATTGGGACTGAAAACAGGTTTCTAG
- a CDS encoding oxidoreductase, which yields MEAIIAGATGLIGNNLLQKLLDHPYYTSVTAILRKEIQLQHPKLKQLVVDFDRLENHQDDIKGDVVFCALGTTKSKTPDEQQYRKIDYQYPLDIAFMAHQNGVQQYHLVSALGANVHASIFYSRLKGEVERDLKSIPFQSVHIYRPSLLVGERTEQRSAEGFMIGLMRILNPLLIGGLKKYRSIHIEKVASAMLKQSLTQSKGIFTYNSDQIEEMG from the coding sequence ATGGAAGCAATAATAGCCGGAGCTACGGGTTTAATTGGCAACAATTTGTTACAAAAACTATTAGATCACCCTTATTATACAAGCGTAACCGCCATTTTAAGAAAGGAAATACAACTGCAACACCCTAAATTGAAACAACTGGTGGTTGATTTTGACCGGCTTGAAAACCATCAGGACGACATTAAAGGAGATGTGGTATTTTGTGCCCTTGGTACCACAAAAAGTAAAACGCCCGACGAACAGCAATATCGAAAGATAGATTATCAATATCCGCTGGACATTGCCTTTATGGCCCATCAAAACGGCGTGCAACAGTACCACCTGGTATCAGCCCTGGGCGCCAATGTTCATGCCTCTATCTTTTACTCCCGGCTGAAAGGTGAAGTAGAACGGGATCTAAAGAGTATTCCTTTTCAAAGCGTCCATATTTACCGTCCCTCCTTGCTGGTGGGCGAGCGTACAGAACAGCGTAGTGCCGAAGGTTTTATGATCGGATTGATGCGGATTTTAAACCCCTTGTTGATTGGAGGCCTAAAAAAATACCGCAGCATTCACATAGAAAAAGTAGCCTCGGCCATGCTGAAGCAATCGCTAACACAAAGCAAAGGCATATTTACTTACAATTCGGACCAGATAGAAGAAATGGGCTAG